A region from the Tigriopus californicus strain San Diego chromosome 9, Tcal_SD_v2.1, whole genome shotgun sequence genome encodes:
- the LOC131886191 gene encoding integrin alpha-PS1-like — MLPWWMGLILLTAGGVDSFTLEPRLAIAKRGSHGSYFGLAVTGHPFTSNRRPIQNVVLVGAPLDQGGGALWSCPYTNLDRDCHQVLIGKRGNQSDSMEEEWFGATVHSQSSGESVIVCGHRYVEKSRIHRWGRGRCMTLKQNLEYSATWDPCERRSKARAHEEWGYCQAGISAYLTKDNFALIGSPGPFTWRGTVFSMSIANDFLFRDKTQFHTPVQGQGITLDKYSYMGMSITSGNFLPRSLNCGQDETYASGAPRATIGGKVILFSKCEGHIMPIHRQLIGDGFASSFGYSLASADLNADGLDDLLVGAPFYSNRQGSGGAVYMYKNSPMGLVKDSKRMKLVMPKVEARFGFSVANVGDLNNDQITDVVIGAPYDGRGKIYVFLGSESFFLHTESSPVSLADQIISAEELPLIGTNPPVVVGSFGYSLFGGMDFDNNNHSDIVVGAYESDAIYIVRSRPVIDIRTWFGEHPRVLEPSLMTCSESQEGSSDNARCFTIEACFEIKQFPKNVESAHLAFQVEAEIFTGGRKISRIHFSNPNPDDYPSHVSRKILEIRRSSLSGCFKEMAFLKEDTSDLNIPLKFKLSLWLQQDEPMLLKQRLPQNIDHYPVLNSKQTDKILTIPFLKHCGDDNICQSDLELALRLENREELFTDDVLSVSPMKELVLALDVSNRGEPAYETKIDFVVDEAFTFIGRADPHNDIQCSYREDQSSVHCEVGGPLKQDNVTLLFRVGAHSLKDTLHLAIFNATISTSSLNMAAQDTPGTRWAALNLKTVKRSELSLQASAQPQTFWYGGAIRGESAIKTTNDIGAKMMHTFHINNAGPWPVSSLELVVHWPIQLIPTFPEKPGKWLLYLTEEPELIPRGAGSCFYNSKSVNALGLPPSSRLQRRHVAVPTLECHSNSDELIHCMEIRCQLQQLMPNSDVIVKMRSRVWNSTLVDDFPTLDHIRLRVQGTLVLPKEVKAHQSSDNDQVTVDILGYPSHPLQSTLGSIPTWILVCAVLAGCVVVCIIGLILHQFGFFKRKRLSNERGGQRGGGCGIDESVNGRNAHSSYINGQGGHGGHGGHGGQGGGSGRNYKKSSHPPALSLPLL; from the exons ATGTTACCATGGTGGATGGGTCTCATCTTGCTTACAGCCGGAGGGGTCGATTCCTTTACTCTGGAGCCTCGACTTGCTATTGCTAAAAGGGGCTCCCATGGGAGCTATTTTGGGTTGGCCGTCACTGGCCATCCATTCACAAGCAATCGAAGACCCATTCAGAATGTAGTGTTAGTGGGGGCCCCGTTGGACCAAGGCGGAGGGGCGTTATGGAGTTGTCCCTACACTAACTTGGATCGAGATTGCCATCAAGTGCTCATTGGCAAACGAGGCAACCAATCTGATTCCATGGAAGAGGAATGGTTCGGTGCCACGGTCCATTCGCAAAGTTCAG GAGAGTCTGTAATTGTTTGCGGCCATCGCTACGTTGAAAAGAGCCGGATCCATCGTTGGGGTCGGGGTCGATGTATGACACTTAAGCAAAACTTGGAGTATTCTGCTACTTGGGATCCATGTGAACGACGATCCAAAGCCAG GGCCCATGAAGAGTGGGGCTACTGCCAAGCCGGCATAAGTGCCTACTTGACCAAGGACAATTTTGCCCTGATTGGGAGCCCCGGTCCTTTCACTTGGCGTGGGACCGTCTTTAGCATGAGCATTGCCAATGACTTTCTGTTTCGCGACAAGACTCAGTTCCATACCCCGGTCCAAGGGCAAGGCATCACCTTGGACAAATACTCCTATATGGGCATGTCCATCACATCGGGAAATTTCCTGCCCCGCTCGCTCAATTGTGGCCAAGATGAGACTTACGCCTCGGGCGCTCCCAGAGCAACCATTGGAGGGAAAGTGATTCTGTTCAGTAAATGCGAAGGACACATCATGCCCATTCACAGGCAGCTCATTGGGGATGGATTCGCTTCCAGCTTTGGCTATTCTTTGGCCTCGGCAGACTTGAATGCCGATGGCTTAGATGACCTGCTGGTGGGTGCACCCTTCTATTCGAACCGCCAAGGCTCAGGTGGGGCCGTATATATGTACAAAAACTCTCCCATGGGattagtaaaagactcgaaaCGCATGAAATTGGTCATGCCCAAGGTGGAAGCGCGCTTTGGATTCTCGGTGGCCAATGTGGGGGATCTCAATAACGATCAGATCACCGACGTCGTGATTGGGGCCCCGTATGATGGGCGTGGGAAAATCTATGTTTTCCTCGGCTCCGAATCGTTCTTTTTGCACACGGAGAGCTCCCCTGTCAGTCTAGCCGATCAGATCATATCGGCTGAGGAACTACCCTTGATAGGGACGAATCCGCCGGTGGTGGTGGGATCGTTTGGTTATTCCTTGTTTGGGGGGATGGATTTCGACAACAATAACCACTCGGACATCGTGGTGGGCGCCTATGAGAGTGACGCCATTTACATCGTACGGAGCAGGCCAGTCATCGATATTCGCACATGGTTCGGTGAGCATCCGAGAGTGCTCGAGCCCTCACTAATGACATGCTCCGAGTCTCAAGAGGGCTCATCCGACAATGCCAGATGCTTCACCATCGAGGCGTGCTTTGAGATCAAACAGTTTCCTAAAAACGTTGAAAGTGCTCATCTAGCGTTTCAAGTGGAAGCTGAGATCTTTACCGGGGGGAGGAAAATATCTCGTATTCACTTCAGCAATCCTAATCCCGACGACTATCCGAGCCACGTGTCTCGAAAAATACTCGAAATCCGTCGCTCGAGCTTGTCCGGCTGTTTCAAAGAAATGGCATTCCTGAAAGAAGACACATCCGATCTCAATATTCCGCTCAAGTTTAAATTGAGCCTTTGGCTTCAACAAGACGAACCGATGCTTCTCAAGCAGAGACTGCCGCAAAATATCGACCATTATCCCGTTTTGAACTCAAAACAAACCGACAAGATTCTGACTATTCCATTCCTCAAACATTGCGGCGACGACAACATTTGTCAATCCGATCTCGAGTTAGCTCTCCGTCTCGAAAATCGCGAGGAGCTCTTCACTGACGACGTCCTGAGCGTTTCTCCCATGAAGGAACTGGTGCTTGCCTTGGACGTGAGCAACCGAGGTGAACCAGCTTACGAGACGAAGATTGATTTTGTCGTGGATGAAGCCTTCACTTTTATTGGACGGGCCGATCCCCACAACGATATTCAATGCTCCTACCGAGAAGATCAGAGCTCAGTCCACTGTGAAGTTGGGGGGCCCCTGAAGCAAGACAACGTCACCCTTCTCTTCCGGGTGGGAGCCCACTCCTTGAAAGACACACTACATTTAGCCATCTTCAATGCCACGATCTCGACATCGTCCCTAAATATGGCCGCCCAAGACACACCAGGCACAAGGTGGGCCGCGCTCAACTTGAAGACCGTCAAAAGATCCGAATTGTCCCTTCAGGCTTCGGCTCAGCCCCAGACCTTCTGGTACGGAGGCGCAATTCGCGGGGAATCGGCCATCAAAACCACCAACGACATTGGTGCCAAGATGATGCACACATTTCACATCAATAACGCTGGTCCTTGGCCAGTGAGCTCTCTCGAGTTGGTCGTTCATTGGCCAATCCAATTGATTCCCACGTTCCCGGAGAAGCCCGGGAAATGGCTGTTGTACCTGACCGAGGAGCCGGAGCTGATTCCAAGGGGCGCTGGATCTTGCTTCTATAATTCCAAGTCTGTCAACGCCCTGGGACTGCCGCCTTCGTCGCGTTTGCAGCGGCGTCACGTGGCGGTGCCCACTCTGGAGTGCCATTCCAACAGCGACGAGCTCATCCACTGCATGGAGATTCGGTGCCAATTGCAACAATTGATGCCCAACTCCGACGTGATCGTGAAAATGCGCTCCCGAGTTTGGAACTCGACGCTGGTGGACGACTTCCCCACCCTTGATCACATTCGTCTGCGTGTGCAGGGAACCCTGGTGCTACCGAAAGAGGTGAAGGCTCATCAGAGCTCAGACAATGACCAAGTGACAGTGGACATTCTAGGTTACCCGTCACACCCGCTGCAATCTACCTTGGGGTCCATACCCACCTGGATCCTTGTTTGCGCAGTCTTGGCGGGTTGTGTAGTGGTTTGCATCATAGGTCTTATTCTTCACCAATTTGGCTTCTTCAAGCGCAAAAGATTGTCCAATGAGAGGGGTGGTCAAAGGGGCGGAGGGTGTGGAATCGACGAAAGTGTCAATGGCAGGAACGCGCATTCCAGCTACATCAATGGGCAAGGAGGCCACGGAGGCCACGGAGGCCACGGAGGCCAAGGAGGTGGGAGTGGTCGAAACTACAAAAAATCCTCGCATCCACCTGCTCTGTCATTACCTCTTTTGTGA
- the LOC131886192 gene encoding glycine receptor subunit alpha-4-like, protein MAIKKTYSSCIPFWSVLLFVTLASDRGNANEGSDLDNPLELGDIMPQNRKLYDKMRPPKYKGNATEVNFHVTVMSLDTIDESSMTYTCDVFFAQSWKDNRLRLPDNMTSEYRLLPIEWLTEIWRPDSFFKNAKSVTFQTMTIPNHYIWLWKDKTILYMVKLTLVLSCPMHFNNYPHDTQTCNLEIESISHTTDDLIFIWDPQIPLDVDKGIELPQLELISTKNDDCTTEYSTGKFTCLEVVFMFKRRLGYYLFHTYVPTCLIVIMSWISFWIKPEAVPARVTLGVTSLLTLSTQHANSQKSLPPVSYIKAIDVFMSGCTVFVFLSLMEYALVNIVMGDIADIEKKKSMGISNLILGTRGIQLPKRDREFPCDADGNVQLSMVNDHQPDRRSERKYGDGFLKEGDPLENNYDVTSHLLSSQECVHSRSRSRSGDMIYEIPKERHHMSTKQMESELGVNGDSTSHHHHPSRLLHPAELGRYPSSVGGPMTQASNLPPPPPPPPINNHLATVSSNVLSQQGIKSLVHDVQMKRQKEIRDMMKKKREKAVLVDRISRWLFPTSFILLNIVYWALFGDHDLW, encoded by the exons atggcaatcAAGAAGACCTATTCAAGCTGTATCCCATTTTGGAGTGTGTT ATTGTTTGTCACGTTAGCATCAGATCGGGGAAATGCCAATGAAGGCAGTGATTTAGATAACCCATTGGAACTCGGAGACATCATGCCGCAGAACAGAAAACTCTATGACAAGATGCGTCCCCCAAAATATAAAG GCAATGCCACGGAAGTCAACTTTCATGTGACGGTCATGAGCTTGGACACGATTGACGAAAGCTCCATG ACCTACACTTGCGACGTATTTTTCGCTCAAAGTTGGAAGGATAACCGTCTGAGACTGCCTGATAACATGACGTCCGAGTATCGACTCTTGCCTATCGAATGGCTCACCGAGATCTGGAGGCCCGATTCGTTCTTCAAGAATGCTAAAAGTGTCACCTTCCAGACCATGACCATCCCCAATCACTACATCTGGTTGTGGAAAGATAAAACCATTTTGTACATGGTCAA GCTAACGCTGGTCCTATCATGTCCCATGCATTTCAATAATTATCCTCACGACACCCAGACGTGCAATTTGGAGATAGAGAGCA TTTCACACACCACAGACGACCTCATATTCATTTGGGATCCTCAAATTCCACTCGACGTGGATAAAGGCATTGAATTGCCCCAGCTGGAGCTAATTTCTACCAAAAATGATGACTGCACTACGGAATATTCCACAG GCAAGTTCACTTGTTTGGAAGTGGTGTTCATGTTCAAGCGTCGGTTGGGCTATTACCTGTTCCACACCTATGTTCCCACGTGCTTGATCGTGATCATGTCGTGGATCTCGTTCTGGATCAAGCCTGAAGCGGTTCCAGCTCGTGTTACTCTGGGCGTGACGAGCCTTCTGACCCTTTCCACTCAACACGCCAACAGCCAAAAATCTCTTCCTCCAGTTTCATACATCAAA GCCATTGATGTTTTCATGTCCGGATGCACAGTGTTCGTGTTCTTATCGCTAATGGAGTATGCCTTGGTGAATATTGTGATGGGAGATATAGCCGATATAGAGAAGAAGAAATCCATGGGCATCAGCAACCTCATTTTGGGAACACGGGGCATCCAGCTACCCAAGCGAGACCGAGAATTCCCTTGCGACGCCGATGGCAAT GTTCAGTTATCCATGGTCAATGATCATCAACCTGATCGGCGATCGGAAAGGAAATATGGAGATGGCTTCCTCAAGGAAGGCGATCCGTTGGAAAACAACTATGATGTGACCTCGCATCTCCTGTCCTCCCAAGAGTGCGTTCATTCGCGCTCACGCTCTCGTTCCGGTGATATGATCTACGAAATCCCCAAAGAGCGGCATCACATGTCCACCAAGCAAATGGAGTCCGAGCTCGGCGTTAACGGAGATTCAACCtctcatcaccatcatccgAGTCGTCTGCTCCACCCCGCCGAACTTGGGCGTTACCCGTCGTCTGTCGGTGGTCCGATGACTCAGGCATCTAATCTGCcaccccctcctcctcccccgcCCATTAACAATCACTTGGCCACCGTGTCGAGTAATGTCCTCAGTCAGCAAGGAATCAAAAGCCTCGTCCACGACGTTCAAATGAAGAGGCAAAAAGAGATTCGCGatatgatgaagaaaaaacgcGAAAAAGCCGTTTTGGTGGATCGGATCTCGCGGTGGTTGTTCCCTACCAGCTTCATCCTTCTCAACATTGTGTATTGGGCTCTTTTTGGGGATCATGACTTGTGGTGA
- the LOC131886193 gene encoding uncharacterized protein LOC131886193 → MKLLLAVLLLCFIAEVVLSQKPARIGPDGKPLLNRPIVEECKKRKSHLKWGGHHYFLSWREPWHKFEDWDWFNGRNFCRDRCMDLVSFDTPGEYEIFAAIALQDNINSTYTSGRKCNFKGKGCDAAHLQPINKNGWFWAGASNTRIPDTEENNEFSYWSPVGETGQRQPDNYEGLKEGPIDTDFDIGVTIEGLQEYHDEACLAAMNNKYQDGFAWHDVACHFRSVIICEDSDQLISLVKSQDAEDVAETVVEGKNAVDIDTLDLISIQPIVRNPLQQAPPLGPGPNRPPNFPQPQRRPRPPIRPKRRPSGFLGALGFRGLPFLFK, encoded by the exons ATGAAACTTTTGTTGGCGGTTTTGCTTCTCTGCTTCATAGCAGAGGTGGTCTTATCACAAAAGCCCGCCAGAATTGGGCCCGATGGCAAACCTTTGCTCAACAGACCCATCGTAGAGGAGTGCAAAAAAA GAAAATCCCATCTGAAGTGGGGCGGCCATCATTATTTCCTCTCGTGGAGGGAGCCTTGGCACAAATTTGAGGACTGGGATTGGTTCAATGGTCGTAACTTTTGCCGTGACCGTTGCATGGACTTGGTGAGCTTCGACACTCCTGGGGAATACGAAATCTTCGCTGCCATTGCTCTTCAAG ACAATATCAATTCGACTTACACCTCGGGCCGAAAATGCAACTTCAAGGGCAAGGGATGTGACGCGGCTCATCTTCAACCCATCAACAAGAACGGCTGGTTTTGGGCCGGTGCTTCGAATACCCGCATCCCCGACACGGAGGAAAACAACGAGTTCTCCTACTGGAGCCCCGTGGGAGA AACGGGTCAGCGACAGCCGGACAACTACGAAGGTCTCAAGGAGGGTCCCATTGACACTGACTTTGACATCGGCGTCACCATCGAGGGTCTCCAAGAGTACCACGATGAGGCGTGTCTGGCTGCCATGAATAACAAGTACCAAGACGGCTTTGCTTGGCACGACGTGGCTTGTCATTTCCGATCTGTGATCATTTGTGAGGACTCAGATCAACTCATCTCCCTAGTCAAGAGCCAGGATGCCGAGGATGTGGCCGAGACGGTGGTCGAAGGCAAGAATGCCGTGGACATCGACACTTTGGACCTGATCAGCATCCAACCCATCGTGCGCAATCCTCTCCAGCAGGCTCCACCCCTGGGGCCTGGACCCAATCGTCCTCCTAACTTCCCTCAGCCCCAGAGACGACCCCGCCCCCCAATCAGGCCCAAGAGGAGGCCCAGTGGCTTCCTCGGAGCTCTCGGTTTCAGAGGCCTTCCATTTTTATTCAAGTAG